The genomic DNA TCCTTATGTTCCTTCTGGCATTTCTTCTGTACACTGGATGTGGTTTCTCAAGTATTATGTAACATTAATTTCTTCTGTACGAGGTAGCGACTCAGGAGTGCAATCGGTAATTACAATAGCTTACAATTCATGGCGAAATGAAGAGAGTTGAGCCAAAAATGCAGGgcgagaggaggaagaaacTCTTACGTATTATTTCAAGTTTCAACAAGAAGAGTCGTCGTTTACAATTTACAACCATTAAATGATAATTACACTCGATGTATATACTCTGCCTCCTCGCAATAGTTCCTCTAAATGATCCTGCACAGACAGCACTCTATCTAAAATCCAGTCCGTCCATGTAACTCATCAAGATCAAACTTTGGCTTGGTGTTCCAGTATTATGGAAGAAATGGGTTGTGAGAAGGATAGTCCTCCCTCTGCTTTTTGTATGCcctagaaaagaaaatagtgaGGTAAACTGAGAGACATCTCGAACATGTTTTGTCACAATTAGCAAGTCATTCTACACACCTGGAAGCATTAAATCCTCCAAGTCCAATTGTTCCGAGTATGATGAAGAGGAATGGAATACCTATGAGCGCGCGGTTTCCTCGTCCTCCATGCGTCCTAGGGACTCCAGTTCTCACGACTCGTGAATATGTAGCTGATGAAAGCAGATTACATTAGTAAGTGTTTGAGCAGGCATGCTCGTGTCTGTATGCGAGTGAGAGAGAAGGGGAGAGCGGATGGGCACCTGTACTTGAACCATCTCCTCTCGAGCCTGCAACAGAATTACCTGAAAAACATCATTATTTGAATTCCTTTTTACAATTGTCAGTGTTCTGATCATGTTTTGCAAACTTGCACTTGGTTATGACTAAAATATGTACCAATTTTAGTTGGCATGTAAATAGCTATTCCGTCTCAGCGAGAACAGCAGATTGGGCAGAAAATATAAACTTTGGAAAGGTAGAATCTGGAAAGATGCGGCATCAAAGGATAAAACTAGGAGGCCCAAACATGTGAAAGCTAAAGCTTAACCCAAATAACAGCACAAATCAGAAATCAAAGATAGGATACAG from Punica granatum isolate Tunisia-2019 chromosome 2, ASM765513v2, whole genome shotgun sequence includes the following:
- the LOC116196202 gene encoding dnaJ homolog subfamily B member 6-B isoform X4; its protein translation is MRGDEARVLLGFPHNSRPTPSQVKAAFKKKVWESHPDLFPVNEKLKAESRFKRISEAYSCLLSGSRGDGSSTATYSRVVRTGVPRTHGGRGNRALIGIPFLFIILGTIGLGGFNASRAYKKQREDYPSHNPFLP
- the LOC116196202 gene encoding uncharacterized protein LOC116196202 isoform X2; the protein is MRGDEARVLLGFPHNSRPTPSQVKAAFKKKVWESHPDLFPVNEKLKAESRFKRISEAYSCLLSGNSVAGSRGDGSSTATYSRVVRTGVPRTHGGRGNRALIGIPFLFIILGTIGLGGFNASRAYKKQREDYPSHNPFLP
- the LOC116196202 gene encoding chaperone protein DnaJ isoform X3, encoding MRGDEARVLLGFPHNSRPTPSQVKAAFKKKVWESHPDLFPVNEKLKAESRFKRISEAYSCLLSGSRGDGSSTATYSRVVRTGVPRTHGGRGNRALIGHTKSRGRTILLTTHFFHNTGTPSQSLILMSYMDGLDFR
- the LOC116196202 gene encoding uncharacterized protein LOC116196202 isoform X1 — encoded protein: MRGDEARVLLGFPHNSRPTPSQVKAAFKKKVWESHPDLFPVNEKLKAESRFKRISEAYSCLLSGNSVAGSRGDGSSTATYSRVVRTGVPRTHGGRGNRALIGHTKSRGRTILLTTHFFHNTGTPSQSLILMSYMDGLDFR